In a single window of the Paenibacillus sp. MMS20-IR301 genome:
- the ilvN gene encoding acetolactate synthase small subunit: protein MKHTISVLVNDQPGVLQRVSGLFGRRGFNIESITVGQSEEIGLSRMVIVTLGDQHTLEQIEKQLYKLIDVIKVVDLGSKPMVARELALIKVKAEPAERPEIMGVVETFRASVVDIGTTSVLVQVVGDTQKIDAMIELLKPYGIKELSRTGVTAMIRGNA from the coding sequence ATGAAGCATACGATTTCCGTGCTTGTAAATGACCAGCCAGGTGTGCTGCAGCGGGTATCCGGACTGTTCGGCCGCCGGGGGTTCAATATTGAGAGCATTACTGTAGGCCAGTCCGAAGAAATCGGGCTGTCCCGGATGGTTATTGTTACACTTGGTGATCAGCACACACTGGAGCAGATTGAGAAGCAGCTCTACAAGCTGATTGACGTAATTAAAGTTGTTGACCTGGGCTCAAAGCCGATGGTTGCCCGCGAGCTGGCATTGATTAAGGTTAAGGCAGAGCCTGCTGAGCGTCCTGAGATTATGGGTGTAGTTGAAACCTTCCGCGCTTCGGTAGTCGATATCGGAACAACCAGCGTGCTGGTACAGGTAGTTGGCGATACCCAGAAGATTGATGCTATGATTGAACTGCTCAAGCCATACGGCATTAAAGAGCTGTCACGAACTGGAGTAACGGCGATGATCCGCGGTAATGCCTGA
- the ilvC gene encoding ketol-acid reductoisomerase, which produces MAVTTYYEQDAELSVLKGKTIAVIGYGSQGHAQAQNLRDSGLQVVIGLREGKSFETAKNDGFEVLSVAEAVSRADVVQILMPDETQASVYKNDIEPNLKNGAALMFSHGFNVHFGQIVAPKDADVLLVAPKSPGHMVRRTYVEGFGVPGLIAIEQDATGNAKAIGLAYAKGIGCTRAGVIETSFREETETDLFGEQAVLCGGVSELIKAGFETLTEAGYAPEMAYFECLHELKLIVDMVYEGGLSSMRDSISNTAEYGDYVTGPRIITAETKKAMKEVLSDIQQGKFARDFILENQSGRAFLTATRRNEAAHPVEVVGSQLREMMHWIKK; this is translated from the coding sequence ATGGCAGTTACAACGTACTATGAACAGGATGCAGAACTAAGCGTTTTGAAAGGAAAGACAATTGCAGTAATCGGGTACGGCAGCCAAGGACATGCCCAGGCGCAGAACCTGCGTGACAGCGGCCTTCAGGTTGTTATCGGCCTGCGTGAAGGTAAATCTTTTGAAACTGCCAAGAATGACGGTTTCGAAGTGTTGTCTGTAGCTGAAGCAGTATCCCGCGCAGATGTAGTGCAGATTCTCATGCCTGACGAAACACAGGCTTCTGTATATAAGAACGATATCGAACCGAACCTCAAGAATGGTGCGGCTCTGATGTTCTCCCACGGCTTCAACGTGCATTTCGGCCAGATCGTTGCTCCTAAGGATGCTGACGTATTGCTGGTAGCACCTAAGTCCCCGGGCCACATGGTCCGCCGTACTTATGTTGAAGGCTTCGGCGTTCCCGGCCTGATCGCTATTGAACAGGATGCAACCGGCAATGCGAAGGCAATCGGCCTTGCTTATGCCAAAGGCATCGGCTGTACCCGTGCAGGAGTAATTGAAACCTCCTTCCGTGAAGAAACAGAAACCGATTTGTTCGGTGAGCAAGCCGTGCTTTGCGGTGGTGTATCCGAACTGATCAAGGCTGGCTTCGAGACATTGACTGAAGCCGGATATGCTCCTGAGATGGCTTACTTCGAGTGTTTGCATGAGCTGAAGCTGATCGTTGACATGGTATATGAAGGCGGATTGTCCAGCATGCGCGATTCCATCAGTAACACTGCGGAATATGGTGACTATGTAACTGGACCACGCATCATTACTGCTGAGACTAAGAAAGCTATGAAAGAAGTACTGTCTGATATTCAACAGGGTAAATTCGCCCGCGACTTTATTCTTGAGAACCAGTCCGGCCGTGCCTTCCTGACCGCTACCCGCCGCAATGAAGCCGCTCATCCGGTTGAAGTGGTAGGCAGCCAGCTGCGCGAAATGATGCACTGGATCAAGAAGTAG